The following DNA comes from Clupea harengus chromosome 9, Ch_v2.0.2, whole genome shotgun sequence.
TCTTTGTACAAATACAGTTTGATAGCAGGACATGTAGATAACTAAATAACAAATACCCGAATTGCAGCGCGCTAGTTGGCTAGCTAGTCATGCAGCACCGTTAAAACCATGTTGATCAGACTTGGAATGCACATCATTGTAACTAACAGCTAAAAATGGGTAACTGTACTTCATGTGCTGACTAGTTGACTAGTACAAATGCGATAGAAACTAGCAGCTGATACAATTCAGATGTCACGTTGTTTTACAAGCATATCCTCATGAGGGCTGTAATGATATTGTCTTACGTGGAGGAGGTTGTACTAGTGTTAGTGTAAGAGTGTGGTCTTCGAGCTCTGCGTTCTAGTATTGACCATAAAAAAAGCCTGGGTAGTTGTGCTAGTAACCCAATGTTAGCTTGAATGAAGACACATCAGCAGGTTATTGTGCAGTTATTGGAGACCAAGTCATGATAACAAAACAGTTGGCGATCCAAGCAATACACACCTCGTAATGTATATTGCTATGGATGGATCTTCACTGTGTCCCTTTCTCTTGGCAGGCTCTAACTAAAGGCCAAGATGTCAACAACCCAATGTTGCAGTTGGTGGTGTGTATGCTatccttcattctctctgtgaTCCATCACAGCTTACTACTGTTATGCATTATTATTTAGACTTTGACACAGTTTGTCACTGTCATGTGGTAACATTTTCAGTGCTGCTTAAAGTAAACCACTTGTGTAATGTATTTAGCCTCATTCTGCTTTTGCATCTCTCTCCCATACAAAACACTGCTGTTCTTTTGCTTGGCAGAATATTCGCAAAATTGATGGAGGGAATGGCCCAGTTCGATTCCGGCTCATGATGAGTGACGGACAACACACTATGTCCTGTAAGTAGCCTCGTTCCTGTTTCAGCCCCATAATGCTCCAGTATGAGAGACCTGACTTTTGATGGTATTATATAGCATTTCTACACTAATGTAACTTTGACAACTTGTTAAGGGCTTTGTTTTATATCCATTTAGTTGGCTGCACCTTACAAAACAGACCACCTAGCAGACCATATTAAGAAGAGTAGCTGTTATTTGACCTTCCCTAAAAAAAGAGGGTAAATATAGTTGTAGTGGAGCAGCACTGGGCTTGTAGAGTTTCCCCCCGCATGTTTGTTTTATGCAGTGGGAAGCGCCCCTGGCTGGCCAGCAGGAGGTAGTGGCTGTGAAGTTGAGTGGAGTTTGTGTGCCAAAACATCAAAGGGTACAAAATATCCCAAAAAGAATTGATTTCATCCTCTTCATGTGGTCGGGTTTAGCCAGAAGTTGGGATGACCCGTTGGCTGGTGGATAACTAATGAAAACTCAATCGCCTATTAAGCAGCACTTTGTCTGTGTTTCACTTTGGTGTTTGTCCCAAAAGAAACTTGGCTTAGTTTGCTGGGACGgatgtgtgtagtgtttcacaGTGGCCCTAGATAAAACCAGTGTGCATCAGATGGAGATTTCTGTTGTGActgatttgtgtttctctgctgCAGCTTTCATGCTCTCCACCCAGCTCAACCCTCTGGCAGAAGAGAATCAGCTGGCACccaactgtgtgtgcatgctgaagAGGAGTGTGACAAACGTACTTAAAGATGGACGGTAATAGCTCTGATTGCACTCTTTGTGTTGCAGTGTCATTTTTGTACAGGGCCATGTGTGTTGGATCAGGATAGAGGATACTAACACAGTCCACAGAATTCACTCTGAGTGAGCGACACACCTTGCATACGTGACCACAGATTGCTGTCTTTTTATCATAATTTAGTTTTATGGGAAGCTAGAGgtctgtctgtttatttctTAGATTATTTATTTAGGACTTTCATATATTACGTCTCTGTTAAACTTTAAACACCTAATTTCTTAAACAGTGTGCATTGCATTGATTGCATGGTCTCCCTTTGTGTACTCCTTTTCACCTGTCCCCTCGGTGCAGACGTGTTGTGGTGGTCCTAGACATGGAAGTCGTGAAATCGGCAGAGGAGGTTGGCGGTAAAATTGGTGAACCCACACCCTATGTTGAAGGTATGAAGCCAACAGAGTTTTATGCTAGTCATTGTTCTTTTCTCCAGTAAAACTGACGACTATTTTGGCCTTGCCTGTTAGTGAGGCTCATGTGACTCCTCTGTCCTTTCTTCGTCCTCCCAGTActgaaataaagtgtgtgtCCCCCGTATATCCATCCTGTAGGTCAGGCAAAGGCCCCACAGTCCGCAGTGCCCAACCCCTCTGTCCGCCCCTTGCAGCCCCAGAATGGAAGTGATGGTAAATGACAAATAAGCCACGGCATACTATTCATCCATTTTGAAATATGCTGGATGGAAGTAGGTTGGGTTTTTCTGTGCAAAAACAGGTTCTTTGTTGTCTGTTGTATTGGCCCTCTTGAAGTTTTTAAttcatctgaaatgtaaaaaaGGCCAGAGGCACAACTATTAATCTTGCATaatgtgggtcagtgtgtgcagGCCCCTGTGCttaccagcaggtggcagcctACAGGCCTGTAGAATTGTTCATGTGGAATAATGTTGCCTCCTTTTGCCTGCCTTGGTCCATAACCTTGTGTGCAGCTGTAGCTCACTGTAGGTATGGACTATCTGATCAGCCAGTGAGAATGGGGGGCTATGGCATTGGCTAGAAGTTGGGGGGCGTATTTTGTGGAGTATTTTGAGTTTTGTGTTGAATCACATTAGATGCCATGTATTGACCGTGCACCCAGGGCTCTACGCTAAGGTTTTCCCCAAGGAGTACATGTGCTcctaaatgaaaacatttaggagcacacaaagaaatttaGGAGCACAGCGGGTTTTTTTTATGCGGAAGTAAAGCATGTAATTTGTAACCTATAGTTCCAAACATTGTATTTTCCAACGTTCAACCCCATTCATGTTTAGTGTTTCCGAAGCAAGTTAGCTGGTAAATTGATCAAATTACtgcatttgttcatatttcaacactttagtggacctcttatcaattgttattagtagtattttatATAGCCAGCTTTACTTAAAGTTTATTGTAAGACATAGCTTGTTAGATTCTAAATGCAGTTTGAGTTAGACTGTAGGTCTGGACTGTAACGTAAGCAACACTTTCACTGTAGCTAGCTAGAGAGCACGTGTATCATAACCAGAAGTCTGTTGGTTTATAGTCTGTCAAATTAGTTCTAGTTATTGGTGTTCGTTAGCATACAAAGTTAGTCTTCTCTTATTAGCCTAGTTAGTACATCTGATTAGAGCTAGCAACAATGAATTGCAGATTAAGGGGTCCCCTATCtcagtgttcattttggcagctattttagatttagtcttagtcttaagacaaaaatgcatattagttttagtcacatttagtcatttttatccttcttagtttCAGTCTAGTTCTAGTCgcatttaaaagtccatattatagccacattaaactcctttccttcccttctcaggtccagggaccccctgtgttgtgtctacaactgcataatagtcaagctggcagtacttaaattgtggatgcaattagtctctaagatacagatctcttagtatatgcctacagctgaattccaattaattaaatgtaaataatcattttaaggcaatacttaattaacagaattatcattcaaatataagagaatatcaagtctagattttcaaatgatgtgatagcacattacaactactatgcctacctggccttagagttaaatcaaccacatatcctccatatgaattgctgtgcaatctgataaccaacagatttagctaggCGGAGagttttgacagttgaaagtggtgccaatgataataacaattgcccaaatagacaaggatatttaaaccaatcacatattcatttattttttcttcattaatgtcatgcgtggcctgtcctatagtccattctgcaatgagtttactagctagctattgatagctagtataacttagctaggatATGCTACCACATagttagctaaagttagctagctaaaagtttgccAAGGCTAACGGGAGGCTTAAATCGAAAATTACTACtagctatccaagctgacacaacctatacactcgactgcccctatgaagttaacttaacgttggctaacatattctaataactagttatcatTGACAATTACTAACTAAGTTACCAAACTCCTTTCTTGTCTTAAATTGAGCAGTTGCTGGTGTGAGCTACAGTATGGGAGCTAGCAAAGCCATTTCTAGCTCTGCTTCACAATATTGCTGCCTAGTGTTATAAgttaatgtaatacataaatgttaataaagtatcagacataaacaggatacaacacaccagtaaccaattgatattatgtgttaatatactgaaaatgtcagtaaatcgaggtggtgctgctgtctgtcccgtCGAAAACCATTCAAACAGGTTGCCAGCAGTGGGTTGTTTGCGAGCTACTCACCTATACCAAGTGATCACATGTCGGCGAGATCGTCGTAACTCTCTATTTATATGGCTCTGGCCCATTGGTTGGGAATagtcgctctcatttgcatgaagTTAAGCGCGTCATCTTGCTATGTTCACATCCTGCAGTCGCGACCCTGTCACTTGTTTCCATATGAAATATATGGTATGCTTCACTACTTCGCGCTGTTGTTCGGTGTATTGACAACAGCCCGTCACTCGCGCACTGTGCTCGTAAATTATTTTTCAAGTTCGCACATACCTATTTTTAGGCGCAAATGCGAGTGAAATACTCGCACTGTAGAGCCCTGCCATCACTgaattattatataataataataataaaataataagagTTGCTGCTTCCAAATTCCACCTTTTGGCATTTATTTCTGAAGATTCCTTGTCAATGATGCTGGTGTCTGCTTTGGATTGGACAACTTCTCCTTTAGAAAGCAGATACAGCATTTGTAGAAGTCTCAATATATTAGGCCTACAGATTCCCCCTAAATGTATTAACCTAAAATTATTAATTTGTGTTATTAGTGTGGGTTATTGGCTAGTTCTGACTAGTGCTTAGTTTGGCTAATATTGAAGAGATTTACTCTAGTGAAGTCTTTGtaatcaccttaaccaaacccaacccctaaccatAACCATCACTGGTAGTTAACAACAGAGTTTCAATcgaatagtttgtttataatcagagcatctgtagatagtctataggggaccatccaaatataGTGTCTAAATTTTGCAGCACACACTTGAAAACCTGACGTGTATTAGAGGCAACGTCTTTGCCAGATGTGTTCTGTGTAGTCTTTTATGTTCTATTTCCTTGTTTTTCTTCAGGTATGGCCAAGGGCTCAGCCAAACCAGCATTTGGCAAAAAGCCCCTAGTTGCCCCCAGTACACCAGGAGGCACATCCAAAGTTGCCCCCATCGCCAGCCTGAATCCATATCAGTCCAAGTAGGTCACACatgtttctggtgtgaaggAAAAGAAACCTGCACACATTTAAACAATGTGAATTGTTGTGTATGAAGCAGCCGTTAGTGAAGATTTATCAAGTTCTATTTTCACCTTGCTTTAATGGGTATTAGAGTGGCAGGCCACAGTGGCCTCACCTGAAATCATGTTTAGACCTTTCACAGCTTTTAAGTAATAAACACAAGCCTTGACATTATCCTCTGGCGATGGATTTGGTGCTTCGGGGGTTATTGTACATATATAGTGATAACGTACAGAAGTATGTTATAGAGTGGTAACATACAGAAATTGAAACCTAGATGATTTCTATGCTCCGCAGGTGGACTATTCGAGCTCGCGTTACTAACAAGAGTGGTATCCGCACATGGAGTAACTCGCGGGGTGAAGGAAAGTTGTTCTCCATGGACCTGGTGGATGAAAGTGTAAGGAACAATTGTTTAGGCTTTTCGTTCAATATGTCATTATGGAACAGAGTGTATTTGCGCTTTGATTTTGGAATTGAAACATCCGCTGTGATTTGTCTAGGGAGAGATCAGAGTGACTGCGTTCACTCAGGAGGTGGACAAATTCTACTCGCTGGTTGAGCAGGGCAAGGTGAGATTTGCCTTTTTGATTTTGGATTCTTTCTGATGTTCCTGTGCAAATAGTTGCAGGTAAACAGCAGTAAGTGAAATTGTGTTTTGGCATTGATTTTTCTGCCTctccaaagacaaagacaacttTATTTTGAGTCCGTTCCTTCCACTGTTGGTCCCATTTGAGCTGTTCTCAGACGAAGTCCACACGCTCCACTTGCTCTCCCCAGGTCTACTACATCTCCAAAGGCTCGCTGAAGATGGCCAACAAGCAGTACTCCACCCTGAAGAACGATTATGAGATGACACTGAACGGAGACTCCACGGTCATCCCCTGCGATGACAGCAGCGACGTGCCCACCCTTCAGTACAGCTTCGTGCCCATCGGAGACCTGGAGGCCCATGAGAAGGATGCCATCGTGGGTAAGCaacaggaggaggggagtgaCATGATGGCTATCATTAATAACTGCCTCTGTGTCATAATTACCAGTGATCCGGCTGGCCCAGCGTCTCAGGCGCTGGAGATGCAGCCGGGGCCCAGGAGGGCACGCTAATTAGAATAGTCGCGATAaaagtaatattaataataCTGATGACAGTAATAGCCTGTGGCAGCAGATTGACTTTGGTCTCCCCCTCCACTCTCCGccgcccccccccttcctttccTTTGCTCTTGTGGCTTTTGGGAGCGGGGGAGAAGATGGCGACTCTGTCACCGGTAAAATTAGGAGGTAATAAGCGTGGTGGTAATTATCATAATGTGGACTGGAGCATGTACTGCGTTGGAGCTGTCTCTCTGTGGGACCCCGGTTCCGTGGCGCCGGCGATTAGAGGAAGTGAGCTTAATCATAGCCAAATGAGTCACAACAATGTGGGATAAGTTGGGataatgtgttttcttttttttttggaagatgGCAGGGTGAGTGTCGGGGTGCGTCGTATAGAGCCGCGGTGGTGACGCGGCTGGATTGgattctggagtgtgtgtgggctttaAGTGCCTACATATGCATCTCGTCTCAGAAGTCTTGAGAGCCAAGCGACAGTTGGTCACAGACCTGACGAGTCGTCTTCCGCATGTACGACTGCTGCCTTCAGGGGGGGGTGTCACCAGAGCTTAGGGGGTTGGTTCAGGTATTCTCTGACAGTATAGAATTTACAAGTTAAAGTACAGCACTCCCGGGATCAGGCTTAAttcttgaatttttttttactgtcttGGAGAAATGGAGGGTCTGTGACGTTAACATTGTACCTCACTGTCACCTCTTTTCCAGACGTGATCGGCGTGGTCAAGACTGTGGAGGACCTGGCGCGCATCACCACCAAAAACAGCCGCGAGGTGTCCAAGAGGAACATCCACCTGATGGACATGTCTGGACGAGTCATCTCCCTCACCATGTGGGGGGCTGAGGTGAGTCCTCCAGCGGCAGCCCAGCATGCATTGCTCTTCTGGCCTCTGAGCCCTGGCTAAAACCGGCTAAGGGCTCATGCTTTTCCACTCCACTAGCCCCACCAGACAAGGTGGCATCGGTCCATGTCATGTGGGCTTCTGACTCATGAGGGTAACGCATGGGGAGGCTGCGGGGATATAGACAGAGACgggagagacataaagagaggcggagagagctCCCGCCGTCCAGCCTGCCGGTGTAATCCGGAAGCCTGAGTAAACAGCGCCACaagaggttgggggggggggttgtagctGGAGCGGTAGCAgcccctgcgtgtgtgtgcggagcTGGGCCACACAGGGACGGCGCGCCGTCACCAGCCCCCCCTTTCATCACGGCGAGCAGCAGGAGCGCcggctttgtgtttgtttggcagCCTGGGCTTATCTGGTGGGATTTGCAGGAGGTAGTGTGATGCACGCTGCATAAAGAGCGATTTTAAAATAGCAAGTACCTGCGCGTCAACTCCTATCTGATCCACTGACTCCAGTTCTtggctcgctctctctgtgtttgtttatttatttatttaaagagATGTTGTGTGGCCCAGATGTGATGTGTCAATTTTGCAGCTGTTTTCTCAGCGGATTTCTTTTCtcatatttctctccctctccctctccctcatctcctcctcccctcctcctcctcctctccctctcccctgttcATGCTCTAtgtccccctcttcctcttctcaggCAGAGACTTTCGATGGCTCCGGGCAGCCCATCATGGCCATCAAAGGGGCCCGTCTCTCAGACTTCGGCGGCCGCTCTCTCAGTACCCTGTTCAGCAGCGTGGTCATGATGAATCCAGACCTGCCGGAGGCTTACAAGCTGCGTGGCTGGTGAGTCATTTATGCATGGTGCCTGCTTGAGGCATAAACTGGGCTGTAATGTTAATAGAATTGACCCAGCCCCACCTTTTCTTTATTGAGCCAGGATTGTGGTCTACTACAATGACTGTCACCCTTGAGTTGGCCTACTGAGCTCAAGACATTGGACCATTACCTAACAgcaaaacaatacatttaagGTCACACATGATGATGAATACTACCACAGCTCACACCTTTTATCTAGCTGTGTTCTACTACATATGCACACTACTTCATCACGTATTCGTACTACATTAGCACATGTTCATTAGATTTGGTATCGGTACCCTTTCGACTTATCGACAATCAGAAGATTTTCCAGGATATTATATATCAGCATTTTTGAGACTGACTGCTACTCATAAGGAAGCGCACCTGGATAGACCTGTATTGAcccatgtgtttgtgaatgagcaGTCAAGTTGGCTTTTATATcataaaaacaaatgaacagcCTAATAATTTCACCATTTCAAATGAAGGCACATTGCATGAATTCTTTATTGCATAAACATAGGGTCATATATCCATAAGCTATTTTGTATACATAGCAGTCAAAGGCAATGAATATAGATCAATCTAGCTCAAAAGGAAACACAAAACTATATAAAAAGGTCACAGTACACAGCTGTGCATGTATAAGTATAAGTGTGCTTAAGGCTCCTTGTAACCTTCGCTCATATTCTTCAAAGTCAACAATCATCACAAAACATGCAGTCGGCAATGGAAGTAACTCCTATCCGTGGGGGACAAACAACTCTGGTCACTATAGTAACCCATTTACTTGATTCAACTGACTGTGAGGCCATTTTTAGCCAAGCCAAAAAAAATCATGGTTTGCCTCTGTGGTCTTTGTTCTTTATTCATTTTAATATCAGTGCCTCAAAAGCATatcaagaaaaaaacatgctgaTCATGCAATCAATCAAATGAGATATCAATATTTTATGACATTCATAATATCCTTACGACGTTATTCTATTGTGTACCTAAATCATTAGCATTTAGTCTCCTCAGTGTTCTCCTCAGTCCTGCTGATGACAGCCCTGAGCAGTGAGCAGTGGTGTGTCATGGGGCGGTGTGTTTTGCCGGGCTCCGCTGAGAGAGTGGCTCTGTGGAGCTGCAGGGCTAAAAATGACTCCCAGAACCCCCCAGGAGAGGCCCCGTGCTCACGCTTTAATGATGAAGATTTCCTTCATTAGCAAATTAGTATATGTGAGGGTGCTGGGGAGATGCTCTTCAGCTCAGGCTTACATAGAAATGCAAATGAATTTTAATCCCCAGCTAAGATTTTTTGGTAGAAGCCCCACGGGATGAGTGCACTCGACGACAAGGAATAAATGAGGGTGGTGTTgagcattttctctctctctcttttttttttttttttcattcctcctttctgtctctggACGTTTTAAATATACGTCTGGTTACGCGATACGCCCCGAGTATTTAATGTTACACGACACACCAGGGGTATGAACTGGGTTGCCGAACACGTGGCAATGATTTAAAATGTCAGCCACTATCACGGGAAAACAGAGCTTCTCTTATTCCTTGAAGACACAGTTTATATTGGCTGTGCCTGCAAAGGAATTGTAAAGCAGTTATGACTCATTCTTTCATCTTCTCCCTCCTTGTTCTTTCTCTTGCCAATTCCGGTGTTCATTTCCCAGATCATGGCACACGCTGTTTACCATATCCCAAAATAATCCCCGTGTTTTTCTTTTGCGCCGAGCGCTGGTTGTCGGAGTGGCGGTTAGTGCAGCTCAAACAGCTTAAGCCGTGTTTTGGGATTGCACGTGGgcactgtgtgtctgctggtaaGGAGTCAGCGGTGGATGGGAGCAATGAGATGGAGCAGACAACATCAGAGATGTTCTTAACCCTTTCCCCGTTTTCCGAGGGTCATTGGATTTGGCCTCTCATCTTCTGCATTTACGTTCCTTAAGCCAACAGCCGGTCAGGGCTGTCTGCTTGATGTTATTTTACCCTCCGCACGAGATGCGATCAATAGCTCTTTTGCCTCCTTCGCTCACCTCGCTATGACACCAGGCCCTGTCCCTCGGGGAAATACCATGAAAGCCACAAATAATAGATAGGGCCCCCACACATCATTTCAATTTAGTTTCTGCCACATATTGAACACGGGAATAAActaattttttttctccctaagcatcaccctctccctttcttgttCCCTGTCATTGTCGCTTTGCCGTTTAGATTTTTCTCTCCAAATAAGTTCATGGTCATTATTTTATGGAGATATGGGCCTATATTCACAATGTATTTTATCTTGCCATTAAGAGTACTCCTAAATCACACTGGTTTCTCCTAAATCCTATTCACAAAGCTGCTGAGACCAGTGTTTGCTAAGGAAAAGCGAGAACTCCTAAGCTAAGACAAAGACGTCGTCGTTACGGCTGATGTCAAGTCTCATGCATGGGCTTTCAGTGACTTAGATGATTGGTTGCTGAGTGACAAGTCTGTGCTGGAGAGTAGACAAACACTACAAAGACTACCACAAAGAACgcaaaattaataaataaatatgatcgGCTACAAATCAAATAACAACAGATTATGCTACCCACAATCTGACATTAAACTCCACAATTATTCCCCTGTGATTGAGACCGTATATTTTGAATGATTCaacatctgcacacactgcGACGTGGATTGA
Coding sequences within:
- the rpa1 gene encoding replication protein A 70 kDa DNA-binding subunit isoform X2; amino-acid sequence: MAVVLSDGAIEALTKGQDVNNPMLQLVNIRKIDGGNGPVRFRLMMSDGQHTMSSFMLSTQLNPLAEENQLAPNCVCMLKRSVTNVLKDGRRVVVVLDMEVVKSAEEVGGKIGEPTPYVEGMAKGSAKPAFGKKPLVAPSTPGGTSKVAPIASLNPYQSKWTIRARVTNKSGIRTWSNSRGEGKLFSMDLVDESGEIRVTAFTQEVDKFYSLVEQGKVYYISKGSLKMANKQYSTLKNDYEMTLNGDSTVIPCDDSSDVPTLQYSFVPIGDLEAHEKDAIVDVIGVVKTVEDLARITTKNSREVSKRNIHLMDMSGRVISLTMWGAEAETFDGSGQPIMAIKGARLSDFGGRSLSTLFSSVVMMNPDLPEAYKLRGWYDKEGHAMDGQSMTELRGGGGGGGNTNWKTLADVKTEHLGHGEKPDYFSCIGTVVHLRKENCMYQACPSADCNKKVVDQQNGMYRCEKCDKEFPEFKYRLMLSANIADFGDNQWVTCFQDTAEAILGQNSAYVGQLKDSNEAAFDEIFQQANFNTFVLRNRVKLETYNDESRIKVTVMDAKPVDHKEYSKRLIMSIRKLATQ
- the rpa1 gene encoding replication protein A 70 kDa DNA-binding subunit isoform X1, with the protein product MAVVLSDGAIEALTKGQDVNNPMLQLVNIRKIDGGNGPVRFRLMMSDGQHTMSSFMLSTQLNPLAEENQLAPNCVCMLKRSVTNVLKDGRRVVVVLDMEVVKSAEEVGGKIGEPTPYVEGQAKAPQSAVPNPSVRPLQPQNGSDGMAKGSAKPAFGKKPLVAPSTPGGTSKVAPIASLNPYQSKWTIRARVTNKSGIRTWSNSRGEGKLFSMDLVDESGEIRVTAFTQEVDKFYSLVEQGKVYYISKGSLKMANKQYSTLKNDYEMTLNGDSTVIPCDDSSDVPTLQYSFVPIGDLEAHEKDAIVDVIGVVKTVEDLARITTKNSREVSKRNIHLMDMSGRVISLTMWGAEAETFDGSGQPIMAIKGARLSDFGGRSLSTLFSSVVMMNPDLPEAYKLRGWYDKEGHAMDGQSMTELRGGGGGGGNTNWKTLADVKTEHLGHGEKPDYFSCIGTVVHLRKENCMYQACPSADCNKKVVDQQNGMYRCEKCDKEFPEFKYRLMLSANIADFGDNQWVTCFQDTAEAILGQNSAYVGQLKDSNEAAFDEIFQQANFNTFVLRNRVKLETYNDESRIKVTVMDAKPVDHKEYSKRLIMSIRKLATQ